A window from Ruminiclostridium josui JCM 17888 encodes these proteins:
- a CDS encoding sporulation initiation factor Spo0A C-terminal domain-containing protein — protein MQVSINESDKTVTMALEDFYRHFTSTTANEPIKINQKHQVCSGDIEVEVTEFLGQIGMPRNIKGFNFIRQAIISTIQNPRIIDGITKELYPLIAKNNGTTPSRAERAIRHAIEVTWDRGNHDVINSLFGYTVSTKKYKATNSEFIALIADHLRLQFKQGGDAVASDM, from the coding sequence TATGGCTCTTGAAGATTTCTACAGGCATTTCACTTCTACAACTGCAAATGAGCCAATCAAAATCAATCAGAAGCATCAAGTTTGCAGTGGGGATATTGAAGTTGAAGTAACCGAATTTTTAGGTCAAATCGGTATGCCACGTAATATAAAAGGTTTTAACTTTATTAGGCAAGCAATTATTTCAACAATACAGAATCCACGCATCATTGATGGTATTACTAAAGAATTATATCCACTTATAGCTAAAAATAATGGTACTACTCCCAGTAGGGCTGAGAGAGCTATCCGACATGCCATAGAAGTTACATGGGACAGGGGAAATCATGATGTAATTAATTCGCTTTTTGGCTATACAGTTAGTACTAAAAAATACAAAGCAACCAACTCTGAATTTATTGCACTTATAGCAGATCATTTAAGGTTACAGTTTAAACAAGGGGGAGATGCAGTTGCCAGCGACATGTAG